Genomic window (Myxocyprinus asiaticus isolate MX2 ecotype Aquarium Trade chromosome 50, UBuf_Myxa_2, whole genome shotgun sequence):
GTGtgtcatttgtaagtcgctttggataagagtgtctgttaaatgactaaatgtaaatgacctTCGATGAATGGAGTGCTTTGCGGTAGAGAGTTTGAACAGACAAATCGATTCTACGGATGTGTCTGTAGGGCACAGCTtaacaaaaatgtactttcacCGTTTTCAATCTATTTATATGTTATGAGACTCTTGTGTAACTTATGTTATGCTATTGCTGAACTTTGTCTGTGGTTTAGTATCAAACAGCCCCTTGAACGGTTTCGCTTTCTCTGCAGTGGCActtaagaaaggaagaaagaaatgcAGTCACTGCTTATTAAGCAGTGTATTTTAAGCAAATGTATCCCGACACTGTTTCATAATCTTTTTATACTTTTATTGAAAAGCATTTACAAAACATAAGAGGGACACCATAAAAGCTTCCATGATTGAGATTAACCAAttgcaaaataaaacaattaagtaGCATTGGCATTAAATCAAGCACCTCCATTGATCACCTTCTTGATCCAGGGTAAATATTTTGAAATCTGGGTGTAAATGTTAGGAATATTTGGGTAGTCACATTGGCTCTTATAGTTGAAAGAGACCACACCCACTGCAAGCCCACTGCACACCAAAGGTCCACCTGAATCACCCTGCAATAGGaatgttttagtgtggatttcATATTTACTGCAAttgtcaccttttttttttctctctgaagcTGAGCAAAGCTGTGCCAAAACCCATCTGTCACATGACAAATCATCATCTAAAAAGacctgatttcagtcataactcaatcatgacaaaatgttgcattttgcctttgtatggCAGAAGAAACATTCAGATTTCTCTTGAGTTTGTTAAGAATAGAGACTCACAAGTAATGTTGATGTCGGGTTAAGAAAAAGCTTTCACCAAAATATTGCTGTTGACTTACCTGGCATGCGCCACTTTTGGTCTCTAAACCCCCAGCGCACAGGACGTTGTCAGGGAGGTTTACTTTCACTTTTCTCCACATCGTCTGGCAGACGGTGAAGTTGATGGTGGACACGTCTGTCACTAGCAGATCATTCACCACGTTGTGCTGCTCGGTTTTGCCCCATCCTGCAACTAGGCACTTGGATTTTGGCTTTATTGGTTTGTCCTTGCTTGGGATTTTGACTATTTTCACACCcttgtttgttttcagtttcctggACAGCTTaaatttttcacaaaataaaagtgTGCTCTCattatgtataaaataaaaacatgtaaaacaatgttcatttgcaagtgaaaatgAAAGGATGTTGTCAAATTCATTACATTATTAAATGTACTTTAATTCAGGAAACTACAAGTAAATATTTTAAGTCAGATGAGTTCAGCTGATAAAATCCCTTGTTTTAAAACCCCATATTTAGGGAATAATTTACCTTGAGAAGCATGATATCATTCCCGTTTTTGATATTGATGAAGGATGGGGGCTTatgtttattttgcactgtatAACTTCTCAAACGTGCTCCCTCTGGACCAATGTTGTGGGTACCCAGGATCACAGTCATGTTGCCACTTATTCATAATATAACATAATTGCAGATTAGGAAACAGTTTTGTTGTACAAATGGTAGGCTAAGTAATGTCTAACCTTTTATCACAGTGTGCAGCTGTGAGCACATAACTTGGATCAATCAGGAATCCTCCACATTTGTGATTTCCGTCAACCTGCACTGATGCCATATACTGCAGGGAGTTCTTCTTGGCTTTTCTCCCATTGATGATATCAGCTCCAAATGCACCTAAATCATGGAAGAGgcaaacaatacaaaatttagTCAGCCGGTTCAGATTATACAAATATTTCATTCTCATAGCATCTTAGTAAGGCATGATTCTACTTACCAGTCAGTGTCAAGCTTGTTAAAGCCACAGCGAGCAACAGGCTGTAAGTTGCACTCATCTTCTTAGTAAGATAGTGCTGCTGAGGTCACCACAGTCATTTATATAGGTTTCTACAGAACCACCTATTCAGAGAGCTGGACCTCCCATGGAACTTCCTTTCTATCAGTAATTacacaaaatggcacaaagttgCTCAATTTCGTTGAGCATGTGTCAGAATAAGATTTACTGTACTGAAATCAGGCCTGGATCTAGACTGTTAAGAATAGGGGGGCActttgaaataaatgaatttatgaaaacaaatacatgtattgctattttctaacatatttctgcccaaatattacattttcacatttttgcaGCATGTGGCAAAGTTCCcgcagatccttaaaaagtcttaaaatgacttcaattcagttttccaaaatgtaaggtcataaaaagttttaaatatcttaaaggctgaaatacagcggggactcttattttcaaATGTATGCGCTTCACTGCTTGTAGcttctcattcaaacaaataagggaaataaaatgtgtactcctacaataatctacaacgtatttcaaaataaacaattaaaagtaagcattgtcatcatcatcatcatcaacagttgatcatcagtgatcgcttgtcatacaTTTCCGATATgacttaatgattgtgaactgctctgcaacagctgaaatgGGTCATATAGCAGTATttgaattgcattgtttttttaatttttttattgcaggTCTTCTGTGAGCCTCATTGAAGACAGAGAACTGTCTGAGGGAGAAAAAATCCTCCCTCTCTGTCCTCTTAAGGGGATCcatatgttccaaacctgtatgttattcttttgtgaaacacaaaagatattgcaatattgaatttcagtcaaccactcacttttatagaaaagaaagatgcaatgaaagaaaatggtgacgGAGAATGTCAGTACCAAATGTTCtgactgcttttgtgttccaaagaacaaaaatgtctaagGTTTAGAACATGACATGAGGGTATGTATaagatgacagcattttaattttattgatgCGCTAACTCTTAAAATCTGTCAAATTGACACTACCTTTAAATTAGCCTGTAATTTGTTATTGTTCACCCATCTGTGAATGCAACAGCGTGAAGGCATTATTCTATAATTGGCTGTTAAGTATTAAGATTTATACACTGTAGAAAAAGTTAACTCCAAAgaattatgtatttgtatatgtatattttgtataaataaaacaataagtaACTGAATGTGTTGTGTGTTTAATGAAGAGTAAATATACTGAATAGgctgatttattaatttttaagtatttggagttttaaaaacaaaagtagaaaataTATTGATTGTACAACATCGTTTCACccaattgaaataaatgtagtttCAATGTGAGGTAAGCAAACCAATTAGATCGATTATACATTGAAAATGTGTTGATTCTATGACATTGTTTAACCCAACtgaaataaacattgtttcaatGTCAGGTAAGCAAACCAATTAGGTCGATTTTATGTTAGTTTTCAATAGCGCGAACGATGTAGATTCAACGTGACTTCAATGAGCACAAAGATGCTGAATCAACGTCGTAGATTAACGTCGTTTCGAAGCCACGAGAGACATCAATTTCACGTTGAGGTAgtgtaaattaaatgaaataatgaatgaTAGTAAAAATTAAATGAGGAAAGTGTATGTCATGACAACTGTAACAGGAAGATTGACAGGTCGGTGTGGTCGCACGTGAAACACGACCAAGCGGTCTGTGGTTTCAAGAAGTAATTTTATGATGTGATATTATGTCTTAATACTTGCACACTCTCGAGCTACACACTCAAATGCATgcacttttccataaaaaaaagtaGATACTCTAAGGGTGTAGTATAAGTAGGCCAATCGAGACTTCACTAGCAAACAAAAAGATGCGGTATTGGTTTCAGTTGTTTGAAGGTTCCAAATGATTTGGCACAAGAGTCTTGACCATATGTTTGATGGCCATTTAAGTGTGAGGTGCAACAGCATgtgctcaaaatgagcattttaaagcagtcgtgtgtcagtcatactggtACCAGATTGAATCAATGCTCAGTACTActagtactgcagaaacactggcatcgttacatattttttattttaaaatggactTGGTACCGatgtaccggtacttttgacaacactaatgaataagtaggtgtaaagttacaaagagcatgcagattcatccacaatactgtcccgaaggagtgttactccacaaaacaatctctagccgctaggcagaaccagcacaaaaagaaaacaaaaaggcaCTCGCCTGGTCTGCCCTGATCTCCTGGTAATCACCTGGTTTCCCGGTGGTCAACTGCTGCCTCGCCTGGTCCACCCTGATCTCTTGGCTGTCCTCCTGGTCCACCCTGATTTCCTGGCCGTTTGCCTGGTCCAccgtggtctcctggccatccgcctggtccACCCTGATCTCCTGGCCATCTTCCTGATCCTCCCTGGTCTCTTGGCTGTCCGCCTGGTCGACCCTCACCAACTGTCCGTCCTCCGGATCCCCCGTGGTCTCCAGCCTCTGCACCTTATGCCCCGTGGTTTCCAGTGTCTGCTCCTGATCCCCTGTGGTCTCCAGTGTTTTTTCCTGATCCCCCGTGGTCTCCAGCATCCGATCCTGATTCTCAGTTGTCTCCTGTTGCCACGCCTAGTCCGCCCTGCTCTCCTGGTCACCCGCCGGATCTCCTGTGGTCTCCTGCTCTGCCCGAGGCCCTGTGGTCTCCTGTTCCACCAAAACCTCCATGGTCTCCAAATCCATCTGGATCCCCTGTTCTGTCCAAGGCTCCACCATGGTCTTCAGCTCCACTTGTTCTCCTCTTGTGGTCTCCTGGTCTGTTTGTTCCCCCATGGTCTCCTGCTCCTGttatgaacacatttttttttttttttacatatgtgtTTAGGATCATCAGGAGCCctgtatttaatccctgtgttcatctgtgttctttgtcagttcttgcccTTAAAGAATGTAgtgtttgtttttctgatttcctgcatttCCTGTGTTTGGGCCtttttacacttggtcacttcaggcgtttttactgatcggacAGCTGTCAGATTGAAAAAACTCATTCCATTTACACCTGACCACATCAAAGTGTCTCCACCAAACagatataaatccgatcttcaattccTGCATTATATGCAAATAACACAGAGTTCACTTCTGTGATTATACTAATGCCGGGCAGAAAATTttaaagatgtgatttattatttgattccaactgACTTTGAACAGTGCGCATGtggttctgtttgtgtgtgtactgtgtattTCCCCCCCTCTGGGCTTCTTGCAGGTAAGATGTGTCATGTGCATCAGCTGCGCTCATtgccagtgtttagtttcagtttcttcagcgATCTGCAACAAATTTATGAAGAAAAAAGTCCTGTCTTTCCTACAACGTGCATTTGTGTCTTAATTTGTTGTTATTTGTTGTGCGATgcgagccctatgcaaatacttGGTAGCAGCTGTTATATTTAGCGTTTTTCCTATGCTGAGCTAGCGCTGTTTAGGGGGAGTAAAATTTACATATGcgtcttgaacagccagatgcatttacactttacCAATTTACGAATGGAATGCGTCTCCACCTGAAGTGGTTTGAGCGATCGGATTGCAATGCAACTTGAATGCgttttggagggcatttacacctggtcttttcatgatcggatagctatccgatcagtgaaaacacatgaagtggccaagtgtaaataggcccttTTTATGCATATCTTCAATTAAAGCTGCACTGAGATCCTGAACTTGCGCTTCATCCCTTTCAGACATTACAGTAGCACTGGTTTTGTGTGTTGGTTTGAAACATCTAGTTCAAACCCCTCTTATCTTTCAAACTAGAATTGCAATACAAAATTTGTGCAATAGCCATTGGGTAAGCaagtgagcacacacacacacacacaaaacacactagGATGCATTTAAGCAAGGGTCAACTCTATCATGATGGTAGATTTTAACCAATGGTTTAACCATGTTCTCaggacaatttattttttctttcaggtgtgtggcaagttgtcacacttttgtttttgccacaacAGTGATTTCGTATTTTTGTTTTACCTTTTACAATTTTTCTGTTTCATTAATTGTTTGTGTTTCATAAAGTTTTAccatttaaatttagctgaaaaacCTGTTTATGCTGTTTAAtagcaggttccattgtgacagctTGCCCCATAAAGGTCATCTTTTTTTATCCTGGGCAATTACAGTGGAAATGTTCTATAACTTTTTTTGTAGGCAAGATTTATGTGCCTCTAAACATACCTCAAGAAATATTCACCTGAATAAAAAGTCTGataactagccccggtctcccctatacaTTTGTATTACCGTGCACACTCCTCTGTTCTCCTTATATCTTCCTGCACAGATAATGTTTGGTGGAAGTTTTGTTATGTGCTCTCTGTATTTCTTCCATGCCATCTTGCAGTCAGGGATGTCAACAGCTGATACATTCAAGGCCAAAATTAATCAACGTTTCTACGCCGTTTAGTTTCACCCCATCCAGCAACCAAGCAGTTGGTATTGCGTTTAACACTGTGGTATTTATCCGGGTCCAGGATATTTACTGATTTCACATTGTTCCCAAAACTGCTGCCCAGAAAAACTTCAAATACACATTGATTATGCATTTCTAAATGCTGTTTTTCCATTTTCAACTTTTCATTAGTTGGTCACATTGTTCTTATGCAAACCCTGCTCAGGAAACACATCTGGTTTTTCTGCTGGTCAGGTTAGGATACCAGCTGGCACCAGTTTTCAGTCTGGGAGACCTGCTTAAACCTACTAAGATCAGAAAattagcttaggctggtttaaagcagagtaaaacagtaataatgtcaaattcagtaatttttttacacTTTCTTTTTCCTCTTAAATTTTCTGTGTAACTTTTAGCACCCCCTTGTTCCCCCCTTGTGGTCCCTGGACCCCAGTTTAAAAACTCCTGAACAAGACTGCATGTTATACTTTCAAAACAATCGAGTTGCAAGAGAGCCACAAAAATCAGAGTATTACTTGGTAACACTATTCAACTGCACCACTGAGTAATGCTACATGTATATCAGGGTAGACCCTAACTAATCTTTACACCTCTTGACTCATTTTGAAAGTTGATTCTAACAGAGCATGTGCTTGGAAAAAATGTTCAGGCCTGTGGGTTTTGTGCATTATGGCCTACACAGCTCTGCAGAGGCCCATTTGAAACAAAGGAAATAGTCTCTAATATCAGGCAGCCACTGATGAGAACTCTGTTACaagaatttaaatggatagttcagccaaaaatgaaaattctgtcatttacgcACCCTCTTATTGCTCCAAACCtttgtgacttactttcttcaatggaaccAGAAGGTTGGAAGCACAATTCTTTAGAATTTAATTTTATGCTGTAGTTCTTTGAGGGAATTCAAGCTCTGCATGATGTTTAACGGACTGAGTAGTTGCCGGCTTTGTTGCATTTTCTCGGTCCTTTATCTGTAATTtgtacttaatttatttatttttctgatcaTCTAAAAACATCATATTGCCCCAGGAGCTCATGAGACTTAATGACCTTCGATGAATGTAGTGTATTGTTGTAGAGAGCTTACATAGACAGTCTGACAAATCAGTTCGGTGTCTTTTGAGCCCTTGAAACTAAGCTCAACAAAAATGAACTGATGTTTTCTGAGGGCATGGACGTGTCTCCTAGCACAGTTTTTGCATTGctctatctatttttttttattttttatgagacCCTTGTGAAACTTAGGATGTGGTGGTGAACTTTTTTTATGGTTTAGTATCAAACAGCACCCCGAATGATTTCACTTTCTCTGAAGTGGCCCttcagatagaaagaaagaaataattgtCACTGCTTATCATGTTATAATTGCAGATATTTAAGTAAAAGTATCTCTGACACTGATTCATTATCTTTTAAATCTTTATTGAAAAGCATTTAGAAAACACTGGCATGACACAAGAAAAGCTTTCAAGAATGTGTTTTtatgaattgcaaaaaaataaaaaattcaattcaattaaatCAAGCCCCTCCATTGATCACATTTTCAATCCAgcatgtatattttgaaatatcagtgtaAATGCTGGGAGCTTTCTTGACTGGACCGTTTCTGAAAGAGAGGACATCTGTTGCTATCCCTCTGCAAAGGGTCCACCTGAATCACCCTGAGATGGGAATGTTATTGAGATGTAATACCAGTCATACTTGTCACGTTCAAACAGCAGCAGAATCAGTTGTCAGTCCTGGTTCAGGGTACTAAATATGGTTGTGTTCTTTCACAGTTTGGTTATTAATGAGAGGGACAAACACATTCTGTAACCAAAGTGACATCTGCAAATTTTTGGTGCTACCATAATCCAAGCTGTGTGACCAGAACtgcactggacaactagttgtcagTCACGTCATACGATGCGAGAGCTACACTGCACTGTTAATGAGTGTGTCTTGTATTTTTCATATGGAGTTCCATTAACTCAAGGACATGAAGATTTGAGCTGTGTTTCACCCGAAGATCCAGTTGCTGTCTTCCTCCGAAGCTGCTTCTATCAGTGTAATGGGAGCGACAAAAATGCTGTGTTCTACACCTAGTGAAAAACATTCAAAGCCACTGTCAGTTAATTAAGATGAGGCATGAACTCGTGCCTCGATTGGACTCTATTAAATAACgctttaataaatgataaaactTTACATTGCTATTGAagtcatatattttatatatactccAGTTACTCTCACTTTGGTTACAGATTTTACATAGGCTATGTAAGAGGAGAAGAGATGGGGTTTGGGGctttcactaagaatgaattgtggcgCCCACAAGTGTGCAGAACGCAATTTGCTGGCCCAATTCCTATTTTGCAGGCCGATTTTGAACACTATCTAGtgcaggatgcagcagaccaccatgATATGACACTTTGttgggactgaacagcatcattgcactactgtgatccagaaaCCTGAAGCATCTCTTAAACATGATGAAAATGCACATCTGGATATGTGAGAGGTTATGACGCATTTCtacattatttaatcattatttgatgaattactgctgatttgaTCGATTGAAAATGCACATCTCCTGTAAACAAAATTTGCTTTACCGGTTGGTTTCATTTGGCGGTAATAGCGCGATGTAAATGGTGTCcggcaatttttgtgaataaagcgcAATTTACATTGTGTATAATTTATGTAGAAAGGAAGTGTGTTTGCATGCAAAGGAAtaacaatgacttcatttaaatactcaagatgcagccCAATTTCAACACTGATTGCGTCTTCTAAAATACATTGtgtgtggttagtgaataagacgcaggtattTGCGCTGAAATCGAATTCCACCCTTTGGCATTTGGAAAAATAAAGACTCACAAATGATACCAGTATCTCAAGATGAATTTGTCTTATAAAAAAGGAGTAGCTGTCAACAATAGATTGATGTCGACCTACCTTACCCACTCCACTTTTGGTCTTGGCAACACAAGCGCACAAAACATGGTCTGGCATTTTTGTGGCTCTCTTGCAACTCGATGAACTGCAACAGTCAAACACACTCATCTATGGGATCATTCACATTTAAAGCGTTTTTGAATATCTCCACggattttcattgttttcttGTGTAAACTTGCGCTACGcggacatctttgactgctgcGCCATTATTATATCAATTTAAAAAGAACCTCAACTTTTAAgaaaaggtgaattttttttgtataatattCTGGCCACTGTTTTcggtttaatgaaagtgaatgaggagtGGGATTGTCAagctcaaaatgacaaaaagcactgtAAAAGTTTCATAAAGGTGGTCCAAATGACTCTATAGTGGCACAATATTCAAGTCTGAAAATGTCCCTCCTTGTGAGCTGTTAACATGCGACCAAGTCATTGATTCTACTTCCACCATGAATTTTCATACACACCAAGGAGAGTTAGGGTGAATGTCAAAATTTTCATGAGAgacaatgaaagaattttcatttttgggtgaattgtaaCTTTCACATTTTGTGCAGATTTACCTTTTAGGACTGCTTACAAATAACTGAAGGTAAATTATATATGGGTTTTTTTATTCACTTTGTATTGTAATTTGCATGAATGTTTGATGCTACTATGGCAGCTTCATCACTGGTGTGTCAGCTGATATGGACATTTTCAGGTATTGCCTGTACAGTCTTGCATATGTGGAACATCTCTTtaccatgcaaaaaaacaaaaaaaaacaaaaccacattAAGGTCTTCTGAAACTAGAGTCTTTCTCATATGGTGCCTGACCACATGCTATGAACTCAGACCCCCACAGGAAACTTGTCCTGCTGTGTAGGGTCGACACAACTTTCTGCTGAAAAGCATTTGATGTTGCATTGACACATTTGATGTGAATTGAAGCTCTTGTCTGAGAACAATGTCAAATCATTAAATCAGAATGGTACACACcaaaaattcacacaaaaaacaGTCAATCAACTCTATTGTTTGcctgtttttaactttaaataactGCAGCTATCTAACAAAGGACGAAGCATCGGTCAATTCATCATAGCTCTTTTATCCAAACGgtaaaagaaatacataaattaaacagACAAAACAAGAGATGAAAATTCCACACTTTattctttttcaaaaataaaagaatgaggATCAATGGGATTAATACAGTCAATCCATTTTATCCAAatatatttaacttttatttcactgcaattttaaagaaaacatattaTTCATTACAAAAATATCTTCTATGACATTTAAAAATTCTTGCATATTTGGTGTTTCagactttatgcatttttttatcaatgttttttaCATGCAGTTAACATTATTGTGAATTGATATAGGTGATCTTTTAACACTAGGGGGTAAAAGACCCAAATAATACTTCTATTTAAGTTCAATCAATAATATTCAGTTCTTGGTTCACACCTCCAAGTATTGCATTTATCCAGGTCAGAAACATGGAAATCTTGGTGTAGACATTTGGAAGCGTGGGTGAGTCACAGTTTCCGTTCTCATTGAATGAAACAACACCAACTGCAGTT
Coding sequences:
- the LOC127438648 gene encoding mast cell protease 2-like → MSATYSLLLAVALTSLTLTGAFGADIINGRKAKKNSLQYMASVQVDGNHKCGGFLIDPSYVLTAAHCDKSGNMTVILGTHNIGPEGARLRSYTVQNKHKPPSFINIKNGNDIMLLKLSRKLKTNKGVKIVKIPSKDKPIKPKSKCLVAGWGKTEQHNVVNDLLVTDVSTINFTVCQTMWRKVKVNLPDNVLCAGGLETKSGACQGDSGGPLVCSGLAVGVVSFNYKSQCDYPNIPNIYTQISKYLPWIKKVINGGA